In a genomic window of Thermoproteus tenax Kra 1:
- a CDS encoding polyprenyl synthetase family protein, with amino-acid sequence MLDIPAEVLNALEKVKGDMNGIGSSVADPLLRAAIRAYIERPGKMIRPLLLLLFTYVLDPRRLDDRKIINAASILETLHIVSLLQDDVIDGHRDRRGQKTPRELYGDGASIVASDWLIAEAIERAVAIGADVVLYLSSIAKRLAEGQAMDMRGLKRESAELKTAPLIEAAFVMPTIILRRRELLRHAASLGRALGVLYQYSDDMADEGNKNDMRPLVAEIRGAMEMLRKSLGDRVEPLERFINFVVNKALEGTLTVASL; translated from the coding sequence GTGTTAGATATACCGGCCGAGGTTCTAAACGCCCTAGAGAAAGTCAAGGGAGATATGAACGGCATAGGCTCGAGCGTCGCCGACCCTCTGCTTAGGGCCGCCATACGCGCCTACATCGAGAGGCCCGGCAAGATGATAAGGCCCCTCCTCTTGCTCCTTTTCACCTACGTGCTAGACCCCCGCAGATTGGACGACCGGAAAATAATCAATGCGGCATCCATCCTGGAGACGCTCCACATAGTGTCACTGTTGCAAGACGACGTTATAGACGGCCACAGAGACCGCAGAGGCCAGAAGACGCCGCGGGAGTTATACGGCGACGGCGCATCGATAGTGGCGAGCGATTGGCTCATAGCGGAGGCCATAGAGAGGGCAGTAGCTATAGGGGCAGACGTCGTATTATACCTCTCCAGTATAGCGAAGAGATTGGCGGAGGGCCAGGCAATGGACATGCGGGGGCTCAAGAGAGAGTCGGCGGAGCTCAAGACGGCCCCCCTCATAGAGGCCGCCTTCGTTATGCCCACCATTATATTGCGAAGGCGCGAGCTTCTGAGACACGCGGCCTCTCTGGGGAGGGCCCTCGGCGTTTTGTACCAATATTCCGACGATATGGCCGACGAGGGGAACAAGAACGACATGAGGCCGCTCGTGGCAGAGATAAGGGGGGCCATGGAGATGCTGAGGAAGAGCTTAGGCGACAGAGTGGAGCCGCTCGAGAGATTCATAAACTTTGTCGTAAACAAGGCGCTTGAGGGCACATTGACGGTCGCCAGCCTATAG
- a CDS encoding HTH domain-containing protein has product MPEGVKEKIYQFLSQNAGKEYTPEEIAKAIGVDRVAIVKAQLTRLKKEGKVEETADHRFKVKQ; this is encoded by the coding sequence ATGCCTGAGGGAGTTAAAGAAAAAATATATCAATTCTTGAGCCAGAACGCCGGAAAGGAGTATACTCCCGAGGAGATAGCCAAGGCCATAGGAGTGGACCGCGTCGCCATAGTCAAAGCGCAGCTCACTAGGTTGAAGAAGGAGGGCAAAGTGGAGGAGACGGCAGACCACAGATTTAAAGTAAAACAGTAA
- the ribH gene encoding 6,7-dimethyl-8-ribityllumazine synthase has protein sequence MVKLAIVVAEFNYDITQLMLQKAIDHARFLGAEVTYVVKAPGVYDVPTLLAEVVKKKDVEAVAVLGAVIQGATKHDEVVASQAARKILDISVESGKPVALGVIGPGANRIQALERVEEYARRAVEAAVKMARRKKALQESEYSGTTVFID, from the coding sequence ATGGTCAAGCTCGCGATAGTGGTCGCCGAGTTTAACTACGATATAACCCAACTGATGCTCCAGAAGGCCATCGACCACGCGAGGTTCCTCGGCGCCGAGGTCACCTACGTTGTGAAGGCGCCCGGCGTATACGATGTGCCGACACTCTTGGCAGAGGTTGTAAAGAAGAAAGACGTCGAGGCCGTGGCCGTCTTAGGCGCTGTGATCCAAGGCGCGACTAAACACGACGAAGTTGTGGCGAGCCAGGCCGCGCGTAAAATTTTGGATATATCGGTCGAGAGCGGCAAGCCGGTGGCCCTAGGAGTAATCGGGCCCGGCGCCAACAGGATCCAGGCGCTGGAGAGGGTCGAGGAGTACGCCAGAAGGGCGGTGGAGGCTGCCGTGAAGATGGCTAGACGCAAAAAGGCTCTTCAAGAGAGCGAATATAGCGGCACAACTGTCTTCATAGATTAG
- a CDS encoding nucleotidyltransferase family protein: MKAFLLAAGLGTRLRPLTFFVPKPLVLVGEATIIDHAIRWLRAQGAEIYVVGFYLQELLREYLREHHPDVVFIPSRKLLGTAGQLYYAKEYLGDEPVLVAPSDVITNLNVGQVLEFHKSSSYKLTIVGQIVETTVRFGVLEVEDNKLKEWKEKPKLVNIVSTGIYVVEGAEVRRLEERYLDFNDFAVSLLPNVAVFLPNAVFYDVGTLDDLKVVSQSYLNKLGH, encoded by the coding sequence TTGAAGGCCTTTTTATTAGCCGCAGGCCTAGGCACAAGGCTCAGGCCGCTGACCTTTTTTGTTCCAAAACCGTTGGTGCTAGTCGGCGAGGCCACAATCATAGACCACGCAATAAGGTGGCTGAGGGCTCAGGGCGCCGAGATCTATGTAGTCGGCTTCTATCTGCAGGAGCTGTTGCGCGAATACCTAAGGGAGCATCACCCCGACGTAGTCTTTATTCCCTCGAGAAAGCTCCTCGGCACGGCGGGCCAGTTGTATTATGCAAAGGAGTACCTCGGCGATGAGCCTGTGCTGGTGGCGCCCAGCGATGTGATCACCAACTTAAACGTCGGCCAAGTGTTAGAGTTCCACAAGAGCTCCTCCTACAAGTTAACTATAGTGGGGCAGATAGTGGAAACCACTGTGCGTTTCGGAGTACTTGAGGTGGAGGACAATAAACTGAAAGAGTGGAAAGAGAAGCCCAAGCTTGTAAACATAGTGTCCACGGGCATCTACGTCGTCGAAGGGGCCGAGGTGCGGAGGTTGGAGGAGAGATACCTAGACTTCAACGACTTTGCGGTCTCTCTTCTGCCCAACGTTGCAGTCTTTCTCCCCAACGCAGTGTTTTACGACGTAGGCACGCTCGACGACCTCAAAGTAGTGTCGCAGAGCTATCTCAACAAGCTCGGGCACTGA
- a CDS encoding carbohydrate kinase family protein, with translation MALVASIGNLNYDIYIKTHELPGLDQSVDALDLYTGGGGSAANFSVAIARLGHRARFIGAVGDDVIGEIILKELESEGVEVRYVKKIGGLRSGVVVVIVQPDGGKRMIAYRGANMGLSPDDINEASLGGVDHVHVASGRVELILKAKEVAKRDGKSISVDGGTSLARKGLEVAAKALSGVDVVFMNQAEAKLLSSSSDHRAALDVIARNIDAREIVVTLGDRGAMALSGGEFLYVDAFRLQALDTTGAGDTFAAAYIAARLMGLSLYERLLFANAAASIKVTRPGARSSPRLSEVLEFLRSLGYRLAE, from the coding sequence GTGGCCTTAGTGGCCTCAATAGGGAACTTGAACTACGACATATACATCAAGACCCACGAGTTGCCCGGCCTCGATCAGTCGGTCGATGCGCTGGATCTATACACGGGAGGCGGCGGCTCTGCGGCGAACTTCTCTGTGGCGATAGCGCGGCTGGGCCATAGGGCCCGATTCATTGGAGCTGTGGGCGACGACGTGATAGGCGAGATAATACTGAAGGAGTTGGAGAGCGAGGGCGTCGAGGTGCGTTACGTCAAAAAGATAGGCGGACTTAGGTCGGGCGTCGTTGTTGTGATCGTGCAGCCCGATGGAGGAAAGAGGATGATAGCGTATAGAGGCGCCAACATGGGCCTCTCTCCCGACGATATAAATGAGGCGTCGCTCGGAGGCGTCGACCACGTCCACGTAGCCAGCGGCCGCGTTGAGCTCATATTGAAGGCCAAGGAGGTCGCCAAGAGGGACGGCAAATCCATCTCGGTGGATGGGGGGACGTCGCTTGCGCGCAAGGGGCTGGAGGTGGCCGCAAAGGCCCTCTCAGGCGTGGACGTAGTTTTCATGAACCAGGCTGAGGCGAAGCTTTTGTCGAGCTCATCGGACCACAGAGCTGCGTTGGACGTCATCGCCAGAAACATTGACGCTAGAGAGATCGTGGTGACCTTGGGCGATAGAGGCGCCATGGCGTTGAGCGGCGGCGAGTTCCTCTACGTTGACGCATTTAGGCTCCAAGCCTTGGACACAACGGGGGCCGGCGACACCTTCGCCGCGGCCTACATAGCGGCTAGGCTGATGGGCCTGTCCCTATACGAGAGGCTTCTATTCGCCAACGCCGCTGCGTCGATCAAAGTGACGAGGCCCGGCGCTAGATCCTCCCCGCGCCTCTCTGAGGTCCTCGAGTTCTTGAGGTCCCTCGGATATAGATTGGCTGAATAA
- a CDS encoding ATP-dependent DNA ligase, translating to MEFSELAKVLAGIESTTQRTMMVKLLVNLFKKLGPDEIDKAIYIILGDVRPPWEGVELGIAEKLCLRALSRASGVKLEELESLYQKTGDVGEAARKALSKRQAQTLLAFAGAKRAPLSISQVYDTFLKIARTTGEGSIDLKVSLLSSLFSQASPEEAKYIARFVVGKLRLGVADMTIIDALAEAFNVDEGQLEKAYNIHPDLGYLAKVVLERGQAGLAQVRVTPGVPVMPMLAQRLSTSHEVLTKLGGAAICEYKYDGERAQIHIGPNGISIYSRRLENITHAYPDVVEAVRRSVSAKEAIIEGEIVALDPDTGDILPFQELMHRKRKHEVEEAMREYPVKLNLFDVIYLDGEDLTDKPLIYRRLKLSEIVRESEDVVIAKWALFDDEEKVDLFFHEAISMGMEGLVCKSPTSLYEMGARGWNWIKYKRDYRSEMSDTVDLVVVGAFYGRGKRAGLYGAFLMAAYDPKTDMFYTVCKVGSGFTDADLKKMYQMLEPYKIDHRHPRVSSRMEPDVWFTPGIVLEIIGAEITLSPLHTCCQGAIKPDVGLAIRFPRFTGRYRSDKGPEEATTVDELLEIYRNQKKVKLEGPATT from the coding sequence ATGGAGTTCTCGGAGTTGGCCAAAGTTCTGGCGGGCATAGAGTCCACAACTCAGAGGACTATGATGGTGAAGCTGCTTGTGAACCTCTTTAAGAAGTTGGGCCCCGACGAAATAGACAAGGCCATATACATTATACTGGGGGACGTGAGGCCGCCCTGGGAGGGCGTAGAGTTGGGCATCGCCGAGAAGCTGTGTCTGAGGGCGCTCTCTAGGGCGTCCGGCGTCAAGCTCGAGGAGCTAGAGTCGCTGTATCAGAAGACGGGGGACGTCGGCGAGGCCGCCAGAAAGGCGCTCTCCAAAAGGCAGGCGCAGACGCTGTTGGCGTTCGCAGGCGCCAAGAGGGCCCCCCTCTCTATCTCACAAGTCTACGACACGTTTTTGAAGATAGCGAGGACCACCGGAGAGGGGTCGATAGATCTAAAGGTCTCCCTCCTCTCGTCGCTCTTCTCTCAAGCCTCGCCGGAGGAGGCCAAGTATATAGCCAGATTCGTGGTGGGCAAACTGCGCTTGGGCGTCGCAGATATGACCATAATCGATGCCCTAGCCGAGGCCTTCAACGTAGACGAGGGGCAACTGGAGAAGGCCTACAATATACATCCGGACCTCGGCTATCTGGCCAAGGTAGTCCTCGAGAGAGGACAGGCCGGCCTCGCGCAAGTGAGAGTCACGCCCGGCGTGCCCGTGATGCCCATGTTAGCCCAGAGGCTGAGCACGTCGCACGAGGTCTTGACCAAGCTGGGGGGCGCTGCAATATGCGAATATAAATACGATGGAGAGAGGGCGCAGATACACATTGGCCCAAACGGCATCTCCATCTACAGCCGCCGCCTGGAGAATATAACACACGCGTACCCCGACGTTGTGGAGGCTGTGAGGCGCTCTGTCTCGGCCAAGGAGGCGATAATCGAGGGCGAGATCGTCGCGCTGGACCCCGACACTGGGGATATCCTGCCCTTCCAAGAGCTCATGCACAGAAAGAGGAAGCACGAGGTGGAGGAGGCAATGAGGGAGTACCCGGTGAAGCTTAACCTGTTCGACGTTATCTACCTAGACGGAGAGGATCTGACCGACAAACCCCTCATCTACCGACGCCTCAAGCTCTCCGAGATAGTCAGAGAGAGCGAGGACGTAGTAATAGCCAAATGGGCTTTGTTCGACGATGAAGAGAAAGTGGATCTGTTTTTCCACGAGGCAATCTCGATGGGCATGGAGGGCCTCGTCTGTAAATCTCCGACCTCACTCTACGAGATGGGGGCCCGGGGCTGGAACTGGATAAAATACAAGCGCGATTACCGAAGCGAGATGAGCGACACAGTAGATCTAGTGGTAGTGGGCGCCTTCTACGGCAGAGGGAAGAGGGCCGGTCTCTACGGAGCCTTCCTCATGGCGGCCTACGATCCCAAGACCGACATGTTCTACACTGTGTGTAAAGTGGGCAGCGGGTTCACTGACGCAGATCTGAAAAAGATGTACCAGATGTTGGAGCCCTACAAAATAGACCACAGACATCCTCGGGTTTCGTCGCGTATGGAGCCCGACGTCTGGTTCACGCCTGGCATCGTCCTTGAAATAATAGGGGCCGAGATCACGCTCTCGCCGTTGCACACGTGCTGTCAAGGGGCCATAAAGCCGGACGTAGGGCTTGCCATCAGATTTCCCAGATTTACTGGCCGCTATAGGTCGGACAAGGGGCCTGAGGAGGCCACCACAGTGGACGAGCTTCTGGAGATATACAGGAACCAGAAAAAGGTTAAACTGGAGGGGCCTGCTACGACTTAA
- the cyaB gene encoding class IV adenylate cyclase has protein sequence MLEVEAKFRADLSEVRGRLLKLGAVLLEKKTEIDVYYQHPCRDFAETDEALRVRYVDGAAEVTYKGPRLAASAKTRLELSASAEGEVDSILTALGFNKVASIKKTREYYSYRSFTISLDRVEGLGDFVEIEAVASSPDVVKSIEDEIAELAERLGLRERVESTYLELFLQRAR, from the coding sequence ATGTTGGAGGTTGAGGCCAAATTTCGCGCCGATCTATCCGAGGTTAGGGGGCGCCTTTTAAAGCTCGGCGCAGTCCTTCTAGAGAAAAAGACCGAGATCGACGTCTACTACCAACATCCATGTAGAGATTTCGCCGAGACAGACGAGGCGCTCAGGGTGAGATACGTCGATGGAGCAGCCGAGGTGACGTACAAGGGGCCCCGCCTGGCTGCCTCAGCCAAGACCAGGCTGGAGCTGTCGGCCTCGGCCGAGGGCGAGGTCGACTCCATTCTAACTGCTCTGGGCTTCAACAAGGTAGCCTCGATCAAGAAGACCCGCGAATACTATTCATATCGCTCGTTCACTATCTCCCTAGATCGCGTTGAGGGATTGGGCGACTTCGTCGAAATAGAGGCTGTGGCCTCGTCTCCCGACGTCGTTAAATCGATCGAGGATGAGATCGCGGAGCTTGCAGAGCGCCTGGGGCTCAGAGAGAGGGTTGAGTCCACCTACCTAGAGCTGTTTCTGCAGAGGGCTAGGTGA
- a CDS encoding DUF1525 domain-containing protein: MYVELFVISGKSQELEESLKKAIEEIRSKVERRDRVRLATVKIRQDAADQVVKMLDQPVERIPPHFRSLVTILKRYNVTSFPAVVIDGQKVLEGNDDVAKALDAVYRRASEEFGISLGPLALTQPAPPKPAPETGLAPPPPQPEARPPPVAPPPSPPSEVKPLAEVIKPAPRPVEAPPPPPPTPPPPQPEARPPPVAPPPTPPPLPVPQQPALPPPPQPEAIPQVPRAPARVSVRIVLGRPSDCRECAYFGETTSRCYLFSLQVADPARPPCRNVGG, translated from the coding sequence GTGTACGTAGAGCTTTTCGTAATATCGGGGAAGAGCCAAGAGCTTGAGGAGTCTCTCAAGAAGGCCATCGAGGAGATACGCTCCAAGGTAGAGAGAAGAGATAGAGTTAGACTTGCCACGGTCAAGATCCGTCAGGATGCAGCGGACCAAGTGGTTAAAATGTTGGATCAGCCGGTGGAGCGGATCCCCCCTCACTTCCGCTCGTTGGTCACCATCTTGAAAAGGTACAATGTTACATCCTTTCCCGCCGTAGTTATCGACGGCCAGAAGGTCTTGGAGGGCAACGACGACGTCGCGAAAGCCCTTGACGCCGTCTACAGAAGGGCCAGCGAGGAGTTCGGCATATCGCTCGGCCCTCTCGCCCTCACTCAGCCCGCGCCGCCCAAGCCAGCGCCAGAGACAGGACTTGCTCCTCCGCCGCCACAGCCCGAGGCCCGTCCTCCGCCCGTGGCGCCTCCTCCCTCTCCGCCCTCCGAGGTCAAGCCGCTCGCCGAGGTTATAAAGCCGGCTCCGCGCCCCGTTGAGGCCCCTCCGCCGCCCCCGCCCACTCCTCCGCCGCCACAGCCCGAGGCCCGTCCTCCGCCCGTGGCGCCTCCACCGACGCCGCCTCCTCTTCCCGTGCCGCAGCAGCCAGCATTACCGCCCCCGCCTCAGCCGGAGGCCATCCCTCAAGTGCCCAGGGCCCCGGCCAGAGTTTCTGTCAGAATAGTTCTGGGCCGTCCCTCGGACTGCAGAGAGTGCGCCTACTTCGGCGAGACTACTTCCAGATGCTATTTGTTCTCTCTACAAGTGGCTGACCCGGCGAGACCGCCTTGTAGAAATGTTGGAGGTTGA
- a CDS encoding AMMECR1 domain-containing protein: MLSLEEGSKLISHIRTSMYRKIRGLPLKLSDESLSRYKAGVFVTVEFLVRSNGTERREVRGSLGVVQPVRDLAHDSAKIAGKLVLAIPRFSEMDLRRSVIEATLIGDLRETSFDALSSLRWGIEGVYVPPVLVVLPQTMLELRILGEALKRYVASKVGVPEKVYVFSTQIFYELRPEGQVIERELWRSRIISQALGLNTVK; the protein is encoded by the coding sequence ATGCTTTCTCTAGAGGAAGGCTCCAAACTCATCTCGCACATCCGCACGTCTATGTACCGAAAGATCAGAGGCCTCCCCCTCAAGCTCTCCGACGAGTCGCTCTCAAGATACAAGGCTGGCGTCTTTGTGACAGTTGAGTTTCTAGTGCGCTCCAACGGGACAGAGCGCCGGGAGGTGAGGGGTTCCCTGGGGGTCGTCCAGCCCGTCAGAGACCTCGCCCATGACTCAGCCAAGATAGCGGGCAAATTGGTGTTGGCGATACCCCGCTTCTCTGAGATGGACCTCAGGAGGTCGGTCATTGAGGCCACTCTGATAGGGGACCTCAGAGAGACCTCATTCGACGCACTCTCGTCTCTTCGCTGGGGCATAGAGGGCGTCTACGTGCCGCCCGTCTTAGTCGTGCTGCCGCAGACGATGTTGGAGCTGAGGATTCTCGGCGAGGCGTTGAAGCGCTATGTGGCGAGCAAAGTCGGAGTGCCCGAGAAAGTCTATGTGTTCTCCACCCAGATATTCTACGAGCTGCGGCCGGAGGGACAAGTCATCGAGCGCGAGCTCTGGCGCTCTCGCATAATCTCTCAAGCGCTAGGCTTAAATACTGTAAAATAG